In one Lolium rigidum isolate FL_2022 chromosome 3, APGP_CSIRO_Lrig_0.1, whole genome shotgun sequence genomic region, the following are encoded:
- the LOC124694515 gene encoding protein PIN-LIKES 5-like, protein MRFWSLLVVAWMPVLQVLLAGMLGACLASSRLNVLTSDARRSINKVVYMVFVPSLVFSSLAGTVTLKDIISWWFMPVNMSIIFLIGATLGWLAVKALRPGEHLQGLVIACSSAGNWGTIPLMIVPAICNEEDSPFGHASTCKSLGISYVSLSMALGNFFIWTHSYSVMKRSAQLYNKGCNDHPTTNNIRKEQNSREDQNGNYAAFLPMLSSTDSCEDASNNSVSPTLPSNSLSGTLMHYFRRAKDLLLEILKELWSPPSVAALVGFTVGAIDKLKSLVTEEDSPLRVVQDTAQLLGDAAIPCTVLILGGNLTKGRGRTTMKPLVVISIIVIRFVILPACGIGVVKAARELGFLPGSPLYHYVLLLQSTVPPAMSIGTIAQLFDVGEEECSIVFLWTHLVAALALTLWSTVFMSLVS, encoded by the exons ATGAGGTTCTGGTCTCTGCTCGTCGTCGCGTGGATGCCCGTTCTGCAGGTCCTCCTTGCAGGCATGCTCGGAGCTTGTCTTGCGTCCAGCCGGCTCAACGTCCTCACCTCTGATGCTCGAAGGAGCATAAATAAG GTCGTTTATATGGTGTTCGTTCCCTCGCTCGTCTTCTCAAGCTTGGCAGGCACTGTCACTCTCAAGGACATCATTTCCTG GTGGTTCATGCCAGTGAACATGAGCATCATATTCCTGATCGGAGCAACTCTGGGATGGCTGGCCGTGAAGGCCCTAAGGCCAGGAGAACATCTTCAGGGACTTGTCATTGCTTGCAGCTCAGCAG GTAACTGGGGAACTATTCCTTTGATGATTGTTCCGGCGATCTGTAACGAGGAGGACAGCCCCTTTGGTCATGCCAGCACCTGCAAATCTCTCGGCATCTCCTACGTCTCATTGTCCATGGCG CTAGGAAATTTCTTCATTTGGACCCATAGCTACAGCGTCATGAAGAGATCTGCTCAACTCTATAACAAAGGCTGTAATGATCACCCTACAACTAATAACATAAGAAAAGAACAAAATTCACGAGAAGATCAAAATGGTAATTATGCCGCTTTTCTGCCCATGTTGTCATCTACAGATTCTTGCGAGGATGCCTCCAACAACTCG GTTAGTCCTACCTTGCCTTCCAACAGCCTTTCTGGTACCTTGATGCACTATTTCAGAAGAGCAAAGGATTTGCTGCTAGAGATACTGAAAGAACTGTGGTCACCTCCCAGTGTTGCCGCG CTCGTAGGGTTTACTGTCGGAGCAATCGATAAGCTGAAATCACTCGTTACGGAGGAAGACAGCCCTCTCCGAGTGGTCCAAGATACTGCACAGTTACTAGG AGATGCTGCAATACCTTGCACTGTCCTCATACTCGGTGGAAACCTTACCAAAG GCAGAGGAAGGACGACGATGAAGCCTCTGGTAGTCATATCGATTATTGTGATACGCTTCGTGATCCTTCCTGCCTGTGGAATCGGTGTGGTCAAGGCAGCCAGGGAGCTTGGGTTCCTGCCAGGATCACCCCTGTACCATTACGTTCTGCTGTTGCAATCTACAGTTCCCCCAGCCATGAGCATCG GAACCATAGCTCAGCTGTTCGATGTTGGGGAAGAGGAGTGCTCCATCGTCTTCCTCTGGACGCACCTGGTTGCCGCACTGGCGCTCACACTCTGGTCAACTGTGTTCATGTCACTGGTGTCCTGA
- the LOC124701297 gene encoding exosome complex exonuclease RRP44 homolog A-like: protein MLQSKSFVKKTKQGRVVKVVREHYLRDDIPCGAASCSSCDAAARRLNADAAAILVIDTNVVLHQIDLLENPAIEDVVVLSVVLDEVKNKNLSVYNRLKALCTNTARRFFVFTNEHHRDTYIKEMAGESPNDRNDRAIRVAARWYQSHLGDSARVLLVTNDRDNKRKATEEGLNAETVESYVRSLAQPGLLDLVVVPTSGDITMEDAEDLRPSKRKVIYIEHKPMSEITSGLRCGIYHQGKLRVNRYNPFEAYVGSESIGDEIIIRGRSNMNRAFDGDIVSVELLPQDQWHETKSFIADDDEDDNEGDVRLAPDSADDAPRNTNSTQSTVASVSSRPVGRVVGIIKRNWNSYCGSLEPMPMPAGSGGVAHALFVSKDRRIPKIRIQTRQLGNLLNKRIVVAVDSWDVMSRYPSGHYVRTIGDIGDKETETEVVLIENDINTRPFSTQVLACLPSLPWTLSPEDLANPNRQDLRQVRVFSVDPPGCRDIDDALHCTPLPNGNFEVGVHIADVTNFVHPGTPLDEEASQRATSVYLVGQRIDMLPKPLTEDVCSLRADTARLAFSVIWEMTPDAHIIATRYTKSVIQSCAAMSYVEAQARMDDSRMVDPLTVDLRNLNSLAKIMRHRRCERGALTLASAEVKFEIDSETHDPLDIGIYQIREANQMIEEFMLAANISVAEKILQHYPLCSLLRRHPSPTKEMLEPLLRTASSVGLNLDASSSKALAESLDNAKRDDPYFNKLIRILATRCMTQAVYFCSGDMSLSEYYHYGLASALYTHFTSPIRRYADVIVHRLLAAALDIAKLPPIFQDGPQLTGIADNLNYRHRNAQMASRASVELHTLIYFRTRPVDTEARIVKIKANGFIVFVPKFGIEGPIYLTSKGDKGGDWVVDEVNQKVTKPGANISYAVLQSVMIHMEVVEPQAHRPKLQLTLI, encoded by the exons ATGCTGCAGAGCAAGTCCTTCGTGAAGAAGACAAAGCAAGGGCGCGTCGTCAAG GTGGTCCGGGAGCACTACCTCCGCGACGACAtcccctgcggcgccgcctcctgctcctcctgcgaCGCGGCCGCGCGCCGCCTCAACGCCGACGCGGCAGCCATCCTCGTCATCGACACCAACGTCGTGCTCCACCAG ATCGATTTGCTGGAGAATCCAGCGATTGAAGATGTCGTCGTGCTCTCGGTGGTGCTGGACGAAGTGAAGAATAAGAACCTCTCCGTGTACAACAGGCTCAAGGCCCTATGCACCAACACGGCTCGAAGGTTCTTCGTCTTCACCAACGAACACCACAG GGATACTTACATCAAAGAGATGGCCGGGGAGAGCCCGAATGATCGTAATGATAGAG CAATCCGTGTTGCTGCACGTTGGTACCAAAGTCATCTTGGTGACAGTGCCAGAGTGTTGCTTGTTACAAATGATCGAGATAACAAACGAAAAGCTACCGAAGAAGGTCTAAATGCAGAGACAG TTGAGTCATATGTAAGATCGCTTGCACAGCCTGGTTTGCTTGATTTGGTGGTTGTTCCAACTAGCGGAGATATTACCATGGAAGATGCAGAAGATCTTAGACCATCCAAAAGGAAAGTAATTTACATTGAG CATAAACCTATGTCAGAAATTACATCTGGTCTACGTTGTGGTATTTACCATCAAGGGAAGCTTCGAGTTAATCGGTACAATCCATTTGAAGCATATGTTGGAAGTGAGAGCATCGGCGATGAGATTATTATCCGTGGCCGTTCAAATATGAACAGGGCCTTTGATGGAGATATAGTTTCTGTTGAACTTCTGCCACAAGATCAATGGCATGAGACGAAGTCATTTattgcagatgatgatg AAGATGATAATGAAGGGGATGTCCGTTTGGCTCCAGATAGTGCGGATGATGCTCCACGAAACACCAATTCCACGCAATCAACAGTTGCTTCTGTCTCCAGCAGACCAGTTGGACGTGTTGTTGGTATCATCAAACGGAATTGGAATTC GTATTGTGGATCCTTGGAGCCAATGCCCATGCCTGCTGGTAGCGGGGGCGTTGCTCATGCTCTATTTGTGTCGAAAGATCGTAGAATTCCTAAGATCCGGATTCAAACTAGACAGCTGGGGAATCTTTTAAATAAAAGGATTgtcgttgcagttgactcctgggATGTCATGTCTAGATACCCATCAGGACACTATGTAAGGACTATAGGAGATATTGGCGACAAAGAAACCGAAACAGAG GTTGTCCTAATAGAGAATGATATTAACACAAGACCTTTCTCTACACAAGTCCTTGCTTGTTTGCCATCTTTGCCTTGGACATTATCACCTGAGGATTTGGCTAATCCCAATAGGCAAGACCTGCGGCAAGTGAGAGTCTTTAGTGTGGACCCACCTG GTTGTAGGGATATTGATGATGCACTACATTGCACGCCACTTCCAAATGGGAATTTTGAAGTTGGAGTTC ATATTGCCGATGTCACTAATTTTGTCCATCCTGGTACTCCTCTTGACGAGGAGGCTTCACAAAGGGCAACTTCTGTTTATCTTGTTGGACAACGGATTGACATGCTTCCAAAGCCTCTAACTGAAG ATGTTTGTTCTCTTCGTGCTGATACTGCAAGGCTTGCATTCTCTGTCATTTGG GAAATGACACCTGATGCTCATATCATAGCTACAAGATATACAAAGAGTGTTATCCAGTCTTGTGCTGCAATGTCTTATGTGGAAGCCCAAGCAAGAATGGATGACAG CCGTATGGTCGACCCACTGACTGTAGACTTGCGGAACTTAAATTCATTAGCAAAG ATAATGAGACATCGGCGTTGCGAAAGGGGGGCTCTGACTCTTGCTTCAGCAGAAGTCAAATTCGAAATTGATAGCGAAACTCATGATCCTCTTGACATAG GAATCTATCAAATTCGTGAGGCAAATCAAATGATTGAAGAGTTCATGTTGGCAGCGAATATTTCTGTTGCTGAGAAGATTTTGCAGCACTATCCCTTGTGTTCATTGCTACG GCGTCATCCTAGCCCAACAAAGGAGATGCTCGAGCCATTACTCCGTACTGCCTCTTCTGTTGGCCTAAATCTGGACGCGTCATCCTCAAAAGCATTAGCTGAATCACTTGATAATGCAAAG AGAGATGACCCATACTTCAACAAGCTTATCAGGATTTTGGCAACTAGATGCATGACACAA GCAGTTTATTTTTGCAGTGGAGATATGAGCTTGTCTGAGTATTACCATTATGGTCTCGCATCTGCTCTTTACACTCATTTCACTTCTCCTATTCGCAGATATGCAG ATGTAATTGTGCATAGGTTGCTAGCTGCTGCTCTAGATATAGCAAAACTTCCACCAATCTTTCAGGATGGTCCACAGCTCACAGGCATTGCTGACA ACTTGAATTATAGGCACCGAAATGCCCAGATGGCAAGCAGAGCATCTGTTGAGCTACACACCCTCATATATTTCAGGACAAG GCCGGTCGACACTGAAGCTAGAATAGTAAAGATCAAGGCAAATGGTTTCATAGTCTTCGTTCCAAA GTTTGGCATAGAAGGGCCAATCTATCTTACATCGAAGGGAGACAAAGGGGGTGACTGGGTAGTAGACGAGGTGAACCAGAAAGTAACCAAGCCCGGAGCAAACATAAGCTATGCTGTGTTGCAGAGTGTTATGATTCATATGGAAGTGGTGGAGCCTCAGGCTCACCGCCCGAAGCTGCAGCTCACCCTCATATAA